A window from Schistosoma haematobium chromosome 1, whole genome shotgun sequence encodes these proteins:
- the OXA1L gene encoding Mitochondrial inner membrane protein oxa1l (EggNog:ENOG410V7NI~COG:O,U), with product MIRLSRITKMFSETVFIQKTSSVPSITRKLSTNICLSAPSDCALPEPPLPPNKEAILNTLGEPTLSSLGLNSYWPSGWYQCLLETLHVNLDLPWWGAIAASTVLIRLCVFPVMVRQRRHLAEYTNVMPQVAILQESLTRARLSGNYIESKFH from the exons ATGATTCGGCTCAGTAGAATAACGAAAATGTTTTCAGAAACAGTCTTCATTCAGAAGACAAGTTCTGTTCCTTCGATAACAAGAAAACTTTCTACTAACATTTGCCTATCAGCTCCTTCTGATTGTGCCCTTCCTGAGCCTCCGTTGCCACCTAACAAAGAAGCCATTTTGAATACTTTGGGTGAACCAACTCTTTCCTCTCTGGGTTTGAATAGCTATTGGCCTTCGGGTTGGTATCAATGCTTGTTGGAGACTCTACATGTGAACCTAGATTTACCATGGTGGGGCGCTATTGCGGCTT CAACTGTTTTAATTCGTTTATGTGTGTTTCCTGTCATGGTGCGTCAACGACGTCATTTGGCTGAATATACAAATGTGATGCCTCAAGTCGCTATCCTACAGGAAAGTTTGACACGTGCTAGACTCTCTGGAAACTATATTGAAAGCAAGTTTCACTAA